Sequence from the Helianthus annuus cultivar XRQ/B chromosome 13, HanXRQr2.0-SUNRISE, whole genome shotgun sequence genome:
tcagggttttttttttcattcctatTTGGTGGTCACATTTGGTCTTTTAAGTTTGTTTTACCCCCTCCACTTTCTAATACGCATCATTATAAATTCGACTCCTTCTACGTTTTACGTCACATAAGTCGCTTTGTGTTggaaatttgtgtttttttacgCTTTACCCGGTTTTGGTCTTCGTTCGATGCTACTTAGCATGGTTTTACATCCCCACCTCCTTATTATCTATAAATCTCTTAATTTCAATTTTAATatgatatataaaaaatattttgttatccttatccttattattatttttattaaatctcttaattttaattttaataacatATGAAGGAATATTATATTTTTtgtcttctttttttttcttttctcttttgGCATGTGATTTTTCATTTTGTAATAAAACTTTAGTTTTTATAATTTGTGTCACAAAGGTTAAATAATTTTAGTTTGTTTGTTAggtttttgttttacgtttttctCGGATTTGTTCAACGTTCGTTGCTATTTAGCACAGTGTTTGATAGTCACATTTGGCCCCtcagggttttttttttcattcctatTTGGTGGTCACATTTGGTCTTTTAAGTTTGTTTTACCCCCTCCACTTTCTAATACGCATCATTATAAATTCGACTCCTTCTACGTTTTACGTCACATAAGTCGCTTTGTGTTggaaatttgtgtttttttacgCTTTACCCGGTTTTGGTCTTCGTTCGATGCTACTTAGCATGGTTTTACATCCCCACCTCCTCAACGTTGGTAGCACGTTTTATGCCCACTGGCCCGCAACGCGGGTAGCTTAAGACTAGTACatgttaataaaataataaatatagtaATTAAATTTTATAGATTATTAGTTCTTTACCCATCATtcacatatattttgttaaagaCCTTATGTATATGTATACAGGGTAGTGTGTCTAACTAGTTCCGCtatatttaaaatataacttttttttattatttggtatatggAATTACATTTACACAACCGGTACAATACcgaggttcttaaagatataacttttttattttatttaatatataaaattacatgtattcaactcatgtaataaatgaggtttttaaagatatattattttaatatttaatatataaaattatatttattcaactcatgtaatacacggggttctaacctagtaatattATATACGATATGGGCTACACTAATGCACTATAAAAGCTAATCTATAGCAAAAGAAGAGTCACAATTTTCTTCAACACAATAAACTTCTTTTTGGTGCTAATTCGACCCATCTTCTTCCTCGTGACAATATCTTTGATGTCTTACATTCATACTCCTATCATTTCTTCTATGAAACTACATAGAGTTAATACAATTACCGCGATGAAGCTTGAAATCCAATCAAGAAAACTCATCAAACCCTCAGTTTCAACTCCCCTTACCCTTCGTCATTACAAAATAAGCCTCATCGACGAGTTTGCCCCCACAATGAACTTACCTCTTGTTCTTTTCTTCCCTCCTAGTCTTGATAATAACCCAACACTCATTGTCCAACTCGAGGAATTGTTAAAGAAAACCCTCACAAATTTGTACCCTTTGGCGGATAGATACATGGAGGACACTCACACAGTGGACTGTAACAATCAAGGTGTTGAGTTTATACAAGCCAGACCTGATATAACGATTCAAGAACTTCTTATTAAAAAAACTAATCTCCATCTTGTCAATGAGTTAATTCCCTCCAAACTTTTGGCCTCAGATCTTAATAATGCAATGCTTGCTACACAAGTAACCACGTTCCAATGTGGAGGTTTAGCGCTAGGTGTAAGTAGCGCACATAGGATTGGTGATGTCTCTACTATGATCACCTTCCTAAATCAATGGGCTACTTTGACTCGTAAAGACACCAAACTTGGTTTCGGTGGCATTGATTTCACATCGTCCTCAATGTTTCCTGCTCAAGGCTTACTTCCCCTCGGCGGTTGGGAGGGCCGTGGAATCCCCCCCCCCCAGATGTAGGGTTTCGCAAGTTAGAAAGTAACGATGATTACGTAACAAAGAAGCTTTCATTCGACGAGAATGCAATATCAAACATGAAAACCAAGGTCGCGTTCAATGGAAAAGACAACACCCATCAATTGTTTAAGGTAAGGTTGGTGTCAGCATTGATATGGAAGGCTTTCATAGGTGTAGATTATGCAACTTATGGCGATCTAAGAACATCGGTCTTGGACTCTTGGTCCAACCGGTAGCGCTAAGACAAAAAAGGGAAAAAATTGCTTCGTTGAATCCTAAAAGTCCTTTAGGGAATCACTGGGGGCTAATAGTAACCGAAAGTGGTACTACCAAAGAGTTTGAAAACTTGACAGATTACTAGTCGGTTCGGTTACTAAAACTATTAAAGACTACTCAAAAGTAGGTCATGATAGTAGTGAAAGGaaacaaatggttttgaattCCTTCTCTGATGCTGCCAATATTCCTGATACAACAAATGTAACTTGGTTAGCTAGCTGGTGTAAGTTCCCATTTTACAATGTTAACTTTGGGTTCAGGAAACCGTTATGGGTAGGTTGTGGGTTTGTCTCGTTTAAGAGGGGTATGATGCTATTGGATGACACGAAAGGTAACGCAGTTGAAGCATATGCGACTATGGGAGTAAAAGATGTCCCCTACTTCGAGCAAGATGAGGACATTAAAGCCTTTGCCACTTAAACATCTATTGATCTCGAGTTCAAAACCTAACATCTGGATATGGTCAATCATATGTAACATCCCAAGTTTAGGGAATTTATAAAATTTGATGTATTATGAATAACTATATACATGtttgttttatataatatatgtagAGGGTCAAAAATGGTGGATTAAGATTCAACCATATTTTCATGGTTTTGATTTGCCATAACATAAAGCAGTTTTTTCGTAAAAGTATCTAAAATGAAACGTCTTACACGGTCTTCTCTCTTGAAACCGCTTCATCAACTTCATAAGCAACCACCCAACTGTCAAAAGAAGAAAAGGTATAAAAAAAATAACAGTACTTAGTTTTAAAAAAATGCAGAATATAGAAAACTGCTAACTTGATCAAGCCAAGCTTGAACCTAGCAAAGATAGTCAAATAGACCCAAGCTTGACAGCTTGATGAACCTATAGCCTAAACGAATTGAGCCCATCGAGCCCATAAGAACTAAGAAGCATGTATCCTAGTTTTCATATAGGCCACAAGTTTTGGTCTTTTAGGTTATAATTTTTACATTCAACTTTAAAAACTCCATACCAAACTTCACAAAGGGTGTGATCAGGgcgattgttttttttttttttttttgggtagccttaaagcccttaacaaccaaacaaacaaacgtaCCCAAAAATATCCTACGTGAAGAGTAGGGTCTGGAGTGGGTGAGATGATGGCAAACCTCCCAACTcaacaaaactttttttttctttttttattttatgaatAAGATGTAACGGTAACAACCCATTATTAGCAAACGCACAGGAACCATTAGTATCCTGCTAACCGATGGGGTCAACACACGGTGATCATTAATCAACCCTTCATGAGAATATTATAAAGCGATAAAGTCCAGGTAAGAGCATAATGACTGCAAGTTACCAGCATAAAGTATAAATAAGCAATCACAAAAGAATATGGCTTACCAAAATAGCATCAATTTCCTCTTGAGTCATTGGTGTTCTTTTCGGTTGAAGAGAGGCTTTCCCACCGAGAGTTTTCTCCGATGGGGCAGACCTTGAGAAAAAAGTGGAAGAAACATTCTTGCAGCAGGCACTGCTAACGTCTGAGTTGCAGAACCTACAAGATGGTCATACACTTAGAACACGTTATAGAACAAAATGCATAAAGTGTTAGTTGATACATAAATCATCAAATATCGATCTTAAATCCAGAATCATATTGTATAGTCAAGCAAAAAGTAATTTAAAATCTGCAGAAATTTTAAAGATTCCATATCAATTAGACGTCAAAAATCAAAAGTGATCCCTCTAATTATAGTGCCACCCTGCATTCTGATGTTTCGATTAAACATTGTTATACATTACAAGTTACTAAATTAGTTAATTCATAAATCATCAAATACGGACCTCTTTAAATTCATAATCAGAGTACATATTtagatatcatcatcatcatactcagtaaatcccaccaatagcaaaacaaaggtagggtctgaggaggctaagatgtagacagccttgcctctaccccgtaggaatagagaggttgcttccagtgagacccatggctcgatagtagttttgcatcaagccttggacataacgcacataacactcagcaatcgggacaaaggccgattagcGTAGAGTACATATTTAGACACATTGTgctaaaaataataattttaaaatttGCAGCGATTTTAGAAAATCCATATCAAAGTGTGACAAGGCACGTCGTGGTCCAGGCCCAAGACCATGAGGTCCAATCCCAAGTATTAGGCCCATAAACTTGGAAGAACGCCCAAACCCATAAAAGGGGCCCAATTTGCTGACACGCATGCTGTTCATATCGGCATTTCATGGTCATGGTAAGGACGGCCGGAGGTAACGTGTTGGAGCTCACCAGAGGGCAAAACAGGCCTGAACAGTTGCCATCGCTTTTGATGAAGACGCCCTCGCAGATTTTCCCGCTCATATCTGATGGGACAAGCTCGATCCGTTGAACGGATACATCCTTTACCCAAAGGAGAACCCTCTGACCAATGAAAGGGACGTCTAAGACCTAACGATTATAGATAAAGGATCTCCAGACCAGAATGAGATATATACAAGATTACGAGATTTGAAAGAGAAGAAAGACACATTGAATTCTCCTCATTAAACTCACCGAAAATTCTTCATTTACTCACACATTTATCACTTCGATTACTGGAGATTGAAGAAACCTTTGTTGGTTCTCACGCCGGAGGTTGGTCGTTTTAAAATGCATGATGCGCTCcgatgtgttttgatcccaaaagACGATGCGTGATGCGCACGCATCACGTATGTGAGGCGTTGTTATTTAAAATAATAttgataaataatatttttacttGTTAACTTTAAACACTAAAACTTTAgagattaaaataaataaatacagcAAAATAGCTATTGTACCATGAAAGAAGTTTAATATAACCAAAATAAGCCTTGAACTCTTTAAGTGTACAAGTAGTCTATGCAAAAGGTACAAGTAATCTATGTAGGAACTCATTTAACAACTTCATCAGCTCATTGTACAAGCTTGTTAGGCACATTCTACAAGCTCATTGTACAATTTTACTCAATACTGGTCGATTTGAGGAAAAATGGGCGCATCAGGGCGCATCATGCATCAGGAGCGCATTATTCGATTTAGGACGTATCATCAACCTCGTATCATGTAATTGTAGTGCATTGCATCACCTGATGCAATCTCATCAGCGCATCGTACGCAACATGCATTCtgcgcgcattttaaaaccaaggttgGTCGTGGACACACACCCCGGGCTCCCCACAATGAGACTGACGGTGATCGGTTTTATAGGTTTTCTAGCCAGATTAACGACCGGAGCAGTTCAAGATATTTGTACCAGAAGCTGTGCATATTTTGGACTCGAAAAAAATTCATTTAGgccaaaaatattaaattagttcCTTTTTTTGCAGTGTCATTCTGCATCCTGCGGTTTAGATTAACTATTGATGATACATTCCAAATTATATATCTGCTTCACTGTGTAAACCAGAAATCAATAACCTAACTTTTAACATACATAAGCTGCATTGGGTCAAATAATCACGTATAGATAGAATTATCAGATTTCACACCTAATCTAACCGATAACGCATTTTCTTACATTCTATCTAAAAAATATCATGTTCCGAAACATAaacacatttatttatttatttataaaaaaaaaaaaaaaagaagaagagaaaCCAGAAGGCTTCGGATGACGTTTTGGAAACTTGATTAGAGGAATTCTCTTCATCGCTTGTGATGCTACCGTATCTCCACCGGTCAGCGGTGGCGGTGAAAGGGTTTTCTGCGGTTGCGGCACCTCATGGGGCTTTTTTTGCTTGTAGAATGATGAAAGAATGTAACGGCATTTGGTGAGTATTGTCATTTTTAATCCAAACGAAGACAAAAAGAACAACCAACATTACTATTTATTTGGGCATATCCTTTCTTTTACAATTTTACACCAACGGTTCATCTTTGATCACATAAGTGTTATGGTTTGACTTTCGGTCGGCGAGTTTTCCTCGGAGTTAGGGttttacttttagtggatcttcgATCGGCAAGTTATTCTCGGAACTAGTCATGGTGCGCTTAAGCTACCTGGCTCTATCTGCAGTCGCGGGCGTATGAGGTCGCCTTTTGCCATTAATTTCGTTGGGCATTCAAAAAAACTTAAGGTTTTTGTACTTAAACCGTTTTAATTCATTCTTATAATGTTTAAACAGTTTTTATTAGATCTtataaataacaaataataaaagcCGTAATAAAACCTAAAACCTGCTTAACTCTGGATCTCacgtagaggtgtacaaatcggttaatcggtttttaaaaaaccggttaaaaaaaaaccggttttttcacccaaaataaaaaccgttttttttctataaccggttccggttactaaccggtttttgaggtccaaaacaataaccggtataaccggttgggaccggtttttaaccggtttttcccaaaaaaaccggtttttttccgcttttaaccggttttttaataaccggttcggttaataaccggtttttgaaatcaagaatagtaaccggtataaaaaccggcggttaaaaaaaaccggttataaaaaaaaaccggttaaaaaaaaaccagtttcggttttttttccggtttcggttctaaaaccagtttttttgtacacctctaatcTCACGTACGTCTGGGTCATCACCAATCAACGCATATGGTTGACTGGATCTTACGACGAAGATTGACTTATGAATAACTTTACCTCTGTGTTAGACACATTGCCACAAGCACCACCACACCTCTAGTCGTTGGGACGCAAaacccatggctttatagcctagtggtatcttgggggtgagataagactttggaccaataggtcttgggttcgattctcacaagggggttttttcccatatttattgggtttcctcctgaattggtgtataggcattatgcctagtggagatggatatgatcggatggttccgctggtggcacgatgatactccagtggtccgtcagtgatccaaatttgccattaaaaaaaataatgcttGTTATCTTTTAATGTCTAACATAAAATACCCAATtaccctatatattaaaaaaggaACGTTTTGAACAGTAATTTtctatatattataataatataataaaatattataataattgttattatttttatttttgagtttgataagtttggtgtcAACCAGTACTTGTATTGAAAATACCGGTTCAACGctaaaagtcggtaccggattgagtttgatagtcttttagttcgagaaatttggtactgctacccagtaccatttgctcatccctgatcacgggtaccatacgaacaacaacggtatcatacacctttttttttagtttcaggggtagggatgagctcgatgCGAACTGATACCCTGGTtacggtatcggtatatgaaTGTAAAAACCGGTAGCGAAGCGGTACCAAAAACGCTAAATGTCAGTACCGAACTGGTACTTAGGATCTTTCGATTCAGGAAATTCGGTATCGGCACCCattactatttgctcatctctgagtACGGGTTTCAAtagaacaacatcattaccatacaactttttagttaattttgtttcggttattttttagtgtttttttctacattttctttttattcttgtcagcggttCCATATGTAACGCGCTTGTATTGAtttcaaacacatataaacacagactaaataacaaaataagttcgccgcaacgcggcgaaaGTTTTTATAACTAGTTTCATTAAATCATGATATAAGCTATTTTAATTGGATAATTTATTACAGTATAAGATTTGAATCAAAAGTTACATATAACTTTTTTGGACTTAACTACATTTTATACATAAGTTAGGGAAATTACATAACAACGGGAGGTAAACAGGCAACAAGTTACGCCGCTACCTCTTTTGAATAAACTAGtggggtgcccgcgcgatgcggcgggggtgACATTTGCATTGCGGTAGTTGTTTTGAATgatttattttgtaatttttccgaaaggttttacgtaagtaactTCATTGTGGTAgatagtcgtttacccgcgcgatgcggcgcgAAACATATCACTttggttggtgagtttagggctatgtacagGGCGGTTCGGTTTTGtgccataaccaaaaccaaattcgcgatgcaaaggaaaacacaacacttgttagtAATTTTAAGGGTGTGgcgatttacaataggatactcgtttaGCGTTAGTTTATCAGTCGTCTCGTGATTTATTGAATAGTActaagttagttttcttattcgtgataTGTTGGCACTCGTTTTTTTGTTAGTTTATCAATTCTTTGGCGATATACCTTTGTTCATTTTTTTAGCTGTAGGTTCGGCGTGATATATCTTGCCTTGaatgtttttggaatttttgaagtGAGTACGAAGAAAATTTGAGGTTGTTGGATACGTTTAACCAATTTGATAAACTATGAGTTTAAAGTTGATGTAGGATAGCGTAATTAAGTTAAAGGGAAAACAGTTAACTAACTTACTGACTTTTAATGTCAAATATTGATGGATATACTAATTTGTTTCTTCAAGTTTTGAAACCTTTCGAACTTAACTTAAAAATAATGTGAAAATTGTTAAATTCTATCCCTATCCAAAATTTAGAACTTTATTACATTTTAAAAATCAGGTTATAAGGTTAAAGTACACATGGCAACGTTGTCGCTTATAAAAAACATACACCATCAAAATCAAGAACTATAATTATATAATACCAAGTTACAATCAATGAGTTATATATTCAATGGTGAAGTGGGATTTGATGGCACTGAAACGATGTTAAAATGGGATGCGCCATATATGGTCAATTAACAGTAATTTATAAACATGATTTTAACTCTAAGATTTATTGAATAACTTAATTGTTTAGTTTAAAAAACAATATCAAACGAATTATAACATAGAATACAATTAagtttctgaaaaaaaaaagataaaataggAAATGTAAGATAAATCATCAAGCACAAGTACGATTGGTGTTCATCACATGCAAGAGGATATGTTTAAAAAGGAGAAGTTTGACCGCCTAAGTATGTAGTTATGAAGTATAAAAACATGTTTTCAATTAAGTTTTGCTTGCATGTAATTTTTTGCTACACGCACTTGTAATGTACAGAAGCAAACGACTCCATCATCCGATGAAATATACACAAGCACTCAGATGCTTATTTTGAGTGCCCCTAGCCAGCAACTTAGCAACTTAGCAACTTAGATGTTGCTACACGTATTCTTCTTTTTGCCTCAAGTTCCAATCTTCTTGAATTTAAACAAGATGAAATTGGGAAGATTGACACAGATCTTTTGTCATCCCTATTTTTACTAAAGTTTGAAAAGAACTTAAAACTTTTAGCAGCGCCATATCTTCTTCTGATGCTTGTTATAATCGTATCACATGACTCATCTTCCTTGTAAACACCTCTTCTTCAGAGACCCTGTTGCCAAGTGTTTTTAAGGCGCTCCAACAACTCTCCATCTTTACTCTGTGATGCAGCTTTTGCAGCGTCTTAAGCCATGCCTATTCGTGCATACGCCTGTTCAACACAAATAAACTTTTCTTATTAGCCTGCCTATACACTTTTGTATAAACTATTTACTTGCATCAGCAAGTAAACACATGTATCTAAGCCTAAGCTGAATCTATGACAATTAGCCTTGAAGTTTAATGAAAGTCTACGACAACTATAAACTCAACCAATAGGAATATGTCACCTCCTTTGAACCCACTCCAACCCATTTGACCACTAAAAACCACAATTCATTTACATAGCTGGCCAGCTGCCTATAATCActaattgtttaaaaaaaattggaaCTAAAGCCATTGTTGGTAATCCCTTTTTACTACATTGCTAAAGGGCGAGCAAATAGAATATGATTTTGATGATCCCTTTTTACTATATGGATCGAAACGGGGTCGattcgggtcgggtttcgggCCGACACGGGTTTCTACACGGGATGGGTTTCGGATCGCAGCGGGTTTTGGGCGGAGACGGGTTttgtaccgtttcgacgcgttcCGTTTCAAcatgaaccgtttcgacgcgaaccgtttcgacccgtactgtttcgaccagtaccgtttcgacacgaaccgtttcgacgcgtaccttTTTAAATGACCGTCTAATGCGATTCACGCTGTTCACTATTTTATATTTAGCGGGTCTCTTTTAGTCAAACTTTACTTTGGAATTCATAACTTACCAGTCATATCAATGATTACACATTTTACAGATGTGCCATTATTAGCTGCTAACCACTCTTCCTCTTCTCTAATCCATCTCAATATCCTGCAAAAGAAACCGAAACTTCAACAGCCCGAGATGCATTTCCAACTTGTAACTTTTTGCATTAACGACTTGTATATCATACCTTTCTTGTAGATACATATTGGATCCATATATAAACTGGCCCACCGTGAACCGGCTCGTCTCTATGGTTGAAGTGAtcacccgtaccgtttcgaatcgaaccgtttcgacgcggaccgtttcgaccagtaccgtttcgaaccgaacaaaATTGACCCTCGATGTACAATctgtttaaaaaaacatttttaaccgTTCCGACcggaacccgtttcgacccgaaccaaaacaaccccttTTTAATTACCCCGTTTTGACCCGAATCTGTTTTGActcatgacccgacccgacccgtttgccaggtccaCTTAAGATGTTCCAAGAGATATTGAATAGTCTGCATAACATGTGTTTTCCTGCAAGATGCCAGCAATAAATTAAATAATACATAAATTAAACTAAGTGAGAAGGTACACATTAACAATATTGTTCAAGTATGAGCCTTAAGATGTGGATCATGCTACTGACCTAATAATTTAAAAGAGGTTAACAGATTCAATACCAGGTTATTAAAATCAAAGTGCAAAAGTGTATAATGACACTACAATgttaatcaaaaaaaaaaaaaatagaaatgaGGATTGTCATTATAATAACACCTGTTAACCATATATGATAAAAATTAGGAAACTTTTGTATCCTATCTTCTACTGATTTACACATGATTTGAATTACAGAAATAAAATGTCATGATATTCCTACCTCTTGACCATGAAGTGGGAAAATCGTATGCATTATATGGTCACCGCCTATAATCAAGGTGTGTAGAAAGAAGCGAGTCAGAAACACCATTTGATAGATCAAACTCATTGTCGATATCACCAAATCCTTCCTCATTTTCATCAACATCAACTCTTGTAAATACACTATATGCTGCTCCTTCAGCTGGATGATATATCTCAACATTATGTCTAAAAAATACAAACTTTTACATAGTAGAGGGTAGAAACATGGGTAGGTCGAGTGAGTTCAGTACGGGTCAGAACTGTTCGTTTTTAATATGGGAGGCTGGGTTGCTCTGGGAGAAAATTCATccattttattttttatcataaTATGCAACAATATATTGCATGATTCCTTTCAACTCTCCATACTTTATGACTGGAAACATGAGCAATGTCAAAACATTCAATCAATGGGTAACCAGTGGGAGCGAAAAcattattattttattgtttcatAGAAAAGTACCAGAATCGAAGCAAATCAAAATACATGATGAATTCAAAGTATcataaaacatatttttatttaccTTCAACGAAACCCTAGTCTCCTCCACCGGAGTTCATCAGAGGTGTCGAAACCATTGTCGGAAAGCTGTAACAACCAGTCAAAATCGTCATTACACAGATCAATCTAACAACCAATGGAAGTGGAGAAAGACTTACCGGACCATCGTCTTCGCCGGAACCCTTGGAATCTATCGATAATGTTTACGTGATTCTTAAGGACCACCATCGTCACCACCGTATGGAAAGTTCTAGCCGAATCATTACCTCCGTTTATAGCTTGCCCAATCCGTCTTCACCATCGGATTTCCTGCCTTCTGATTAACAA
This genomic interval carries:
- the LOC110901834 gene encoding vinorine synthase; this translates as MKLEIQSRKLIKPSVSTPLTLRHYKISLIDEFAPTMNLPLVLFFPPSLDNNPTLIVQLEELLKKTLTNLYPLADRYMEDTHTVDCNNQGVEFIQARPDITIQELLIKKTNLHLVNELIPSKLLASDLNNAMLATQVTTFQCGGLALGVSSAHRIGDVSTMITFLNQWATLTRKDTKLGFGGIDFTSSSMFPAQGLLPLGGWEGRGIPPPQM